The genomic stretch GAAGACGTTTTCACAATTACAGGACGTGGAACTGTTGCAACAGGACGTGTTGAACGTGGTAAATTACAATTAAACGATGAAGTTGAAATCGTTGGATTAAAACCTACTAAGAAAACAGTTGTTACAGGAATCGAAATGTTCCGTAAAAACCTTAAAGAAGCTATGGCTGGAGATAACGCAGGATTATTACTTCGTGGAGTTAACCGTGAAGAAGTTGAACGTGGACAAGTTTTAGCTAAACCAGGATCAATCGTTCCTCACACAGAATTCGAAGCTGCAATTTATGTACTTAAAAAAGAAGAAGGTGGACGTCACACACCATTCTTCAAAAACTATAAACCTCAATTCTACTTCCGCACAACAGATGTAACAGGTGGAGTTGAATTTGAAGCTGGACGTGAAATGGTTATGCCAGGTGAAAACGTTAACTTAAAAGTTAAATTAATCGCACCTATCGCTGTTGAAGAAGGAACAAAATTCTCAATCCGTGAAGGTGGACGTACAGTTGGTGCTGGTTCAGTAACAAAAATTATTAAATAGTTTTTACAAACCAGAATCATACTTAAAAATACCAAACAAAAGTTTGGTATTTTTCTTTTTAATATAGTTTTTAAGTTGTATAAGTTTTTAAAAGTGATTTTTAAAATCTTTTTAAGTTTTCAAGATGGATTTTTGAATTTTTTTGCAGTTTTTACATAAATTACTTAAAAAGATTATTTTTAGCTCAAAAAAGTAGCTTTTTATACTTTTTATAAAATTTTATTTTTGAAAATTGCTAGTTAAGATTTTTTAATTTTTCCTTTTAGGTTTATAATATAAATGTGGAAGTAAAAAATGAATATTTTTTCATGTAAATTTTTTGATGAGATTTAAGTCTAAAAGTAATTTATTCTGGTCAAATAGTTGCTTTAAGCCTTAAATTTAGGACTTAAAGGATTTACCTACAATTTATTTAAAGCTAGTTAATTTTAGTAAGTAATACTTCTTTCATTTATTTTCAATTCCACATTCTCACTCGAGAAATAGTTTTCTAAACTTTTTGGTGTTACTTTACAGAATTAACATTCAAATAGCAATAAGTAATTTTGTATATTTATTTCATTCATAAAAAACACACTCACGTGTGTTTTTTCTTTATAATATAAACATGTTAAATATAGTTTTATATCAACCCGAAATTTGTCCAAATACAGGAAATATTATTCGGACATGTTTTGCTCTTGGAGCAAAACTTCATATTATTAAACCAATTGGTTTTGATTTGCATCCCAAATGATTACGTAGATATGGTGCGGGAAGAATGCTTTCTGATATTAGACATGAAGTTCATGCATCATATGAAGATTTTTACAAAAAATATCATGATAAACAAATTTATTATGTTACTCGCTATGGTTTAAATTTATATAGTGATATTAATTATCAAGAAGTTTATGATCAAACCAAGGAAGTTTGATTAATGTTCGGAAGAGAATCAACAGGAATTGATAAGCAAATTCTTCAAAATAATTTATCAAATTGCATTAGAATTCCGATGGTTTCTGCGATGCGTTCTATTAATTTGGCTAATTGTGTAAGTATTTTAGGTTTTGAAGTGATGCGTCAATTAGATTTTCAAGATTTATCTAAATTCGAAGTAGAAAAAGGAAAAATTACCTCATTGATAATGATTTTAACAAGTAAAACTAATCCGAAAATTAAAGAATTAAAAAAATTACAGCAAAAAAATATCGTGATCAAGAAAATGCTTTTTTAATTGAAGGATATCATCTTGTCGATGAAGCTTTAAAACGGAATTTAAAATTAGAAATTTATGAAGTTTTAGATCACGCTAAATACTCTAATTCAACTTTAATTACATCTGATCTTATGAATTATTTAAGCACGACTGTGACACCGCAAAATGTAGTTGCAAAAGTAACTAAATTAAGTAATATTACTTCATTTGAATCTTTAGTTAATCTTCAAAAAATGAATAAAGTATTGGTTTTAAATAAACTACAAGATCCGGGTAATATTGGAACAATTTACGTTTAGCTAAAGCGTTTGATTTTGATACTGTAATTTTAGAACAAATAGATCCGTATAATTCTAAAATTATTCGCTCATCACAAGGTGCTTTATTTGATTTGAATTTAATTCTTTCAAATAATCTCAAAGTAAAT from Mycoplasmopsis gallopavonis encodes the following:
- a CDS encoding tRNA (cytidine(34)-2'-O)-methyltransferase codes for the protein MLNIVLYQPEICPNTGNIIRTCFALGAKLHIIKPIGFDLHPKWLRRYGAGRMLSDIRHEVHASYEDFYKKYHDKQIYYVTRYGLNLYSDINYQEVYDQTKEVWLMFGRESTGIDKQILQNNLSNCIRIPMVSAMRSINLANCVSILGFEVMRQLDFQDLSKFEVEKGKITSLIMILTSKTNPKIKELKKLQQKNIVIKKMLF